Proteins co-encoded in one Streptomyces roseochromogenus subsp. oscitans DS 12.976 genomic window:
- a CDS encoding IclR family transcriptional regulator, protein MGRLVPAVTRALDILELFLDGDGTLSAPDIVRKLQLPRTTVHELVTTLAARSYIVPVPGQPGRYRLGVRPYQLGSRYAEQLDLAAEGQQVARSVAETCDETVHVAILEGTDVIYIAKVDSTHAVRMVSAAGRRLPAHCTSVGKMLLASLPEQELAARIPDGAELTAMTPNSITDPAVLREALAEIRRHGIAVESRESNPDVSCVAAPVRDRTGQVVAALSVSVPMIRWSDERRAELEQLAAKGAAELSERLGHRGTA, encoded by the coding sequence GTGGGACGCCTCGTGCCTGCCGTGACCCGGGCTCTCGACATTCTTGAGCTGTTCCTCGACGGGGACGGTACGCTCTCCGCCCCCGACATCGTGCGCAAGCTCCAGCTGCCGCGCACCACCGTGCACGAGCTGGTCACCACGCTCGCCGCACGCTCGTACATCGTGCCCGTGCCGGGCCAGCCCGGACGCTACCGGCTCGGCGTACGCCCGTACCAGCTCGGCAGCCGCTACGCCGAGCAGCTCGACCTGGCCGCCGAGGGCCAGCAGGTGGCCCGCTCGGTCGCCGAGACCTGCGACGAGACGGTCCACGTGGCGATCCTGGAGGGCACCGACGTCATATACATCGCCAAGGTCGACTCCACGCACGCCGTCCGCATGGTCTCGGCCGCCGGCCGCCGCCTGCCGGCCCACTGCACCTCGGTCGGCAAGATGCTGCTGGCCTCGCTGCCCGAGCAGGAGCTGGCGGCGCGGATCCCGGACGGCGCCGAGCTGACCGCGATGACGCCCAACAGCATCACCGACCCCGCCGTACTGCGCGAGGCGCTGGCCGAGATCCGGCGGCACGGCATCGCGGTGGAGAGCCGCGAGTCCAACCCGGACGTCAGCTGTGTGGCCGCCCCGGTCCGCGACCGCACCGGCCAGGTCGTTGCCGCTCTCTCCGTCTCGGTCCCCATGATCCGCTGGAGCGACGAGCGCCGGGCCGAGCTGGAGCAGCTGGCGGCGAAGGGCGCGGCCGAGCTGTCCGAGCGGCTGGGCCACCGGGGCACGGCGTGA